CACCGCATACATCACCACGAAGAACGCGAGCAGCAAGGTCATCAGGTCGGCGTAGGGGATCGCCCAGGCCTCGTGATTGACGTGTTCCTCGTGTCTGCGCCTTCTCATGCCACGTAACCTTGCAGGCGCGCCTCGATCTGCCGCGGGTTGTCGCCCTGTGCGATCGACACCAGGCCCTCGATCAGGATCTCGCGCATCTGCGTCTGCTTGTGGATCAGGCCCTTCAGCCGCGCCGCCATCGGCAGCATGAACAGGTTGGCCAGCGCCACGCCGTAGATGGTGGCCACGAAGGCCGCGGCGATGCCATGGCCGAGCTTGCTCGGGTCGGCCAGGTTCTGCATCACCGCCATCAACCCCATCACGGCACCGATGATGCCCAGCGTGGGCGAGTAGATGCCGGCCATCTCGTATACCTTGGCCGCCGCCAGATCGATCGACTCGCGGGTTTCCAGGTCCACCTCCAGCACGCTGCGGATCGCTTCCGGCTCGCCGCCGTCGACCAGCAGCTGCAGCCCCTTGCTGACGAACGGGTCGGGCTCCGCCTCGATCTGCGGCTCCAGCCCGAGCAGGCCCTGCCGGCGCGATATCTCGCTCCAGCCGACGATCCGGCTGATCAAGTCGCCCGGCCTGTGCTGGGGCGGCCGGTAGACCATCGAGAGCATCTTGAACGCATGCTTGAGCACCTTGCCCTGGGTCTGCACCAGCAGGGCCGCGGCCGTGCCGGCAAAGACGATCACGAACGCCGCCGCATTCCACAGCGCACCGACGGTGGATCCCTTCAGAACGGTGCCGACGATGATGACCAGGAAGGCCAGAATGGTGCCGATGATGCTTACCAGATCCATGGCGGTCAGCCGGCCGGTTGCAGCGAAGCGGAAAGTTGCCCGGCATCGCTGGCCAGGCCGGCCAGGTCCATCACCAGCGCCAGCCGGCCATCGCCGGTGACGGTGGCCCCGGCAATGCCCGGCACGCCGTCGAACAGGGGGCCGAGCGGCTTGACGATGACGTCCTCGCGACCGAGCACCTCATGCACCAGGCAGCCCAGCCGCTGGTGGCCGATGTGCAGCACCGCCACGTGCCGGCCCGCGGCCGCCACCGCTCCGGCCCAGCCGACCAGGTTGACCAGCGGCAGGGCGCGGCCGCGATGCCTGGCGACCAGGCGGCCGTCCAGCAGGCAATCCTGGCCGTCGTCGAGTTCGAACACCTCCTCCACGTTGCCCATCGGCAGCGCGAGCAGGCGCGTGTCCACGCGCACCATCAAGACGCGCAGCACCGCCAGGGTCAGCGGCACGGTCAGTTCCAGTTCGCTGCCGTGACCCAGGCTCGAATGCACCTGCAAAGTGCCGCCGAGCTCGGTCACGCGCGTCTTCACCACGTCCATGCCGACGCCACGGCCGGAGATGTCGGAGACTGCGGCGGCCGTGCTGAAGCCGGGACGGAAGATCAACTCGTAGCATTCGCCTTCGCTCAGCCGCGAGGCCTGCACGGCGTCGATCACCCCCTTCTCCACCGCCTTGCGGCGCAGGATGTCGGGGTCCATGCCGCGGCCGTCGTCGTGCACCGCGATCACGATGCGTTCGCCGCGCTGGCTGGCCGACAGGCATACCCGGCCCTTGCGCGGCTTGCCGGCAAGTGCGCGCTCGTCCGGCATTTCCACGCCGTGATCGAGTGCGTTGCGCAGCAGGTGGATCAGCGGATCGGCCAGCGCCTCGACCAGGCTGCGATCGAGGTCGGTGCCCTCGCCTTCCAGCACCAGCTCCACTTCCTTGCCGAGCTGGCGCGCCAGGTCGCGCACGATCCGCGGGAAGCGCTGGAACAGCCGGCCCACCGGCTGCATGCGCATGCCCATGACGGCGGTCTGCAGTTCGTCGGTGACCCGGTCCAGCTCGCTGGCCGCGGCGACCAGGGCCTCGCTGCCGTTGCGCGCGGCCAAGCTGAGCAGCCGGTTGCGCACCAGCACCAGCTCGCCGGCATGGTTGACCAGCACGTCCAGGCGTGCGGTATCGACCCGCACGGTGTTCTCCGCCGGCGCCGCATGATGCGTCGCTGCGGCCGCAGCAGGTTTCGCTGCGGCCGTTTCGGCCACCGCCGCCGGCGCCACCGTGGCTGCCGCGGCCGGCTGCCCGGCCTTGCCGTGCAAGGCGTCCAGCAGCGCCTCGAATTCGTCGTCGTCGATCGTCGCGGACGTGGCCGGCACGGCCGGCAACGCCGCCGGCGTGACGGTGCCCGGAGCGGCGCTGCCGTACATGCTGTCCAGCAGGGCCTCGAATTCGCTGTCGTCGATCGCGCCGCCATCCGCCGACGGCGCCGGGGCGGCCACCGGCACGACGACCGGGGCCGGCCGGGTTCCCGGCAACAGCGATTCCAGCAGCGCCGCCGGCGGCACGCCCAGCGGCGCCCCGGCGCCCACCGCCGCCATCATGTCGTTGAGCAGGTCGAGCGCCTCGAGCAACGCGTCCATGTGGATGGCGCCGAGCACCACGTTGCCGTTGCGGGCTTCGTTGAGCAGATCCTCGGCGTGGTGGCACAGCACCACCATCGGTTCGAGCGCCAGGAACCCGGCGCCGCCCTTGACGGTGTGGAAGGCGCGGAACACCGCATTCAGCAGTTCGCCGTCACCCGGCGCCGCTTCCAGCCCGACCAGCTGCTCGCCCAGGCGCTGCAGCAGTTCACCCGCCTCGACCAGGAAATCCTGGCGCAGCTCGCTGTCGAATTCCGCGTTCACGACCGGCGACTCGTCAAAACCCGAATTCGCTGAGCAGGCGGTCGGCATCTTCCTGGCTGGACACCTTGACCGCGCTGGCCGGCGCCTCGCTGCCGGCCAGCGCGCCGGTCAGGCGCACCAGCTCCAGCAGCGACGATTCGACCGTGCCGATGAAGCTGGCGACCTTCTTGATGCGCTGTCCGGTCAGGTCCTGCCACGACTGCGCCAGCACCATGTCGGCGAGGCCGTCGCGGCAGCTGCCGGCGAACGCCACGGCCTCGCGCGCCAGCACGGCGGCGGCATCGTTGCCGTTCGTCCACTCGAGCACCTGGCCAGCGTTGCGCGTCAGCGATTCGGCCTGGGGCCGCATGCGCTCGGCGAAGTCGAGGCTGCGGTGCGCCGCCTGCGCGCTCATCTCCAGCGCGTCCTGCAGGTGCTGGCGCGCGTCGGCCACGATGCCGGGCACGCCTTCCTGGGTCAGTTCGCCGCCGAGCCGGCGCACCGCGTCGTGCAGGTCGCGGGCCAGCTGGCCGAGCGCGCGGAACAGGCGCTGCTCGCGCTGGCGCACCATCACGTCCAGCGCCTGCTCGAACGCCGGGCCGTCGGGGCTGTTCAGCAGGTCGCGCAGTTCGGGCGGCAGCGTCTCGTCGATGGCGAGGGGGGAAGAGAGGTTCATGCGCTGACTCCGCTGGCGGCGATCCGTTCGAAGATCTTGGTGAGCTTTTCCTTGAGGGTGACCGCGGTGAACGGCTTGACGATGTAGCCGTTCACGCCGGCCTGCGCGGCGGCGATGATCTGGTCGCGGTTGTTCTCTGCGGTGACCATCAGCACCGGCAGGCCTTTCAGCGACTCCTCCGCGCGGATCGCGCGCAGCAGGTCGATGCCGGTCATGTTGGGCATGTTCCAGTCGGTCACCACCAGGTCGAACGGCTGGCTGCGCAGCAATACCAGCGCGTTCTCGCCGTCGTCGGCCTCCTGGATCAGCGGGTTGCTGAAACCCAGCTCGACCAGCAGGTTGCGGACGATCCGCCGCATGGTGGAAAAGTCGTCCACCACCAGGATTTTCATGTTCTTGTCCAAACGCTTTCTCCACGTGCGGTACAGGCCGAGGTCCGGCCGCGGGGATTTGAGGGGTTACTGGATCAACTGCGCCAGCCGGTGAGTCTCGCGCGCAGCCGGATGACCGCCTGTCCATGGATCTGGCAGACGCGCGACTCGCTCACGCCGAGCACGGCACCGATCTCCTTGAGGTTCAACTCCTGCTCGTAGTACAGCGACATCACCAACTGCTCGCGCTCGGGCAGGCCGCCGATCGCCTCGGCCAGCGCCTCGCGCATGCCGTCGCGCTCGATGTTTTCCGATGGCCCCAGGCTGCCTTCGTCGACCACGTCGAGCACCGTGCTTTCCTCGCCGTCGTCCGACGCGGTAAGGCTGAGCAGGCGCACGCAGGCCGCGTCGGCGAGTACCTGGTGGTACTCCTCCGCGCTGATGCCAAGCCGCCGCATGACTTCGGCGTCGTCGGCCTCGGCGCCGGTCTCGGTCTCGATCTGGCGGATCACCTCGGCCACTTCGCGGGTCTTGCGGTGCACCGAACGCGGGGTCCAGTCGGTGCGGCGCAATTCGTCCAGCATGGCGCCACGGATGCGGATGCCCGCATACGTCTCGAAGCTGGCCCCGCGATCGAGGGCGAAGTGGCGTGCCGCCTCCAGCAAACCGATCATTCCTGCCTGGATCAGGTCGCCCACGTCGACGCTGGCCGGCAATCGCCCCATCAGGTGATAGGCGATCCGCCGGACCAGCGGCGCGTGCCGACGTACCAGTTCGTCGGCACTTTCGCGGGAAAGTTGCAGATATTCCGAAGCCACGCTCATCTCGGCACCCCACCCACCGGTGTTGCCCGGCCACCAAAAAAAGCAATCCGGTCGAGACCCGCGCGGTCGGGTTCCACCCACTTATCGACCGCACCGGCCAAATTCTTGAATGCCAGCGCGGAATGACTGGACGGCCACAGGTCGACCACCGCGCACTGCCGGCGGATGGCCTGGCGCAGGCGCTCGTCATGCGGCACCCAGCCGCCCAATTCGATCACCACGTCGAGGAAACGGTCGCTGACCCGCGCCAGCTTCTGGTGCAGCGCCCGTGCATCGCCCTCGTTGCGCACCATGTTGGCGACCATGCGGATGCGCCGCACGCCGAAATCGCGGCTGAGCACCTTGGTCAGGCCGTAGGCATCGGTCAGCGACGCCGGTTCGTCGCACACCACAACGATCACCTCGGCGGCGGCCGCGGCGAACATCGTCACGTTGTCCGAGAGGCCGGCGGCGGTATCCACCAGCAGGTATTCGGGCGGCTGCGCCAGTTCGTCGAACGCGCGGATGATCGCGGCGTGTTCGCCGTTGTCGAGTTGCGCCAGCCGGCGCGCGCCGGAACCGGCCGGCACCACCCGCAGGCCGCGCGGCGCGGGCAGCATCAGCTCCTCCAGCGTGCACTCGCCGTCGAGCAGGTGACCGACGTGGCGCGACGGCGTGAGACCCAGCATCACGTCGACGTTGGCCAGGCCCATGTCGGCGTCCAGCAGCACCACGTCATGTCCGGCGACCGACAGCGCCATGCCCAGGTTCACCGCCACCGTGCTCTTGCCGACGCCGCCCTTGCCGCCGGCCACGGCGATGGTGCGGCAATGCCGGCGCGCGGCGGGCGCGACGGCCAGCAGGCTGCTGGCCTGGTGGGCGGACGGCACGTCCGCCGCGGGCCGGCTGCTCATGGCCGACAACATCTGCTTCAGTCCGGAAGCCTGGTCCATTGCCAATACTCCACTCATGCGCTGGCCACCGCGAAGCCGAAGCGCTCGGCCATCAGGCCGTCGTCGGGCATCTGTGTCTTCAGCGACTGCGCGGCGCGGCATACCAGCACGCGCGCATCCGCCGTGGCGATGTCTTCGGGCACGCGCTGGCCGTCGGTGGTGTAGTCCAGCGGCAGCCGGTGGCGGATCAGCACCGACAGCGCGCCGCCCAGCGCCGGGGCTTCGTCCAGCTTGGTCAGGATGCAGGCGTGCGGCTTCAGCGGCAGGTATGCGCGCACCGCTTCGTCCAGCGCCTGCGACTGCGCGTTCGCCGCCAATACCAGGCAGGCGCGCAGGCCGCTGGCATCGGCAAGGATTTCCAGTTGCTGGGTGAGCCGCGGATCGCTGCCTGCGACGCCGGCGGTATCGATCAGCACGGTATGGCTGCCGCGCAGCATCTCCAGCACCTTGCGCAGGCTTGCCGCGTCGTAGGCCGGATAGACCCGCGCGCCGAGCAGCCGGCCGTAATGTTCCAGCTGCGCGGCGGCGCCGATGCGGTAGTGATCGGTGCTGACCAGCGCCACCTTCTCGGCGCCATGGCGCATGACCGCGCGGGCCGCCAGCTTGGCGATGGTGGTGGTCTTGCCCACGCCGGTCGGCCCCACCAGCGCGATGACCCCGCTGTCGTCGCCGCACAGGTCGCGGCCGCTCACCGTCAGGCTGCGGCTGAGCATGCCCAGCGGCAGGTAGCGCGCCTGCTCGGCGCTGATCTGGTCGGGCAGCTCGGCCACCAGCGCCCGCGCCACGTCGGCTTCAATGCCCAGCCGCGTCATCTCGCGCAGCACCCGCGCGCGCAGCGGCTGGCGCCGCTCCATGTCGTTCCAGGCCAGGCTGGACAGCTGCATTTCCAGCATCTCTCGCAGGCTGCCCAGCTCGCTGCGCATCTGCGCGGTGTCCTGTGCGGCCTGCTCCACCAGCGGGCGCATCGCCGGCATGTCGTTCGCCGGGGACAACGGCGGCGGCACGGCCACGGCGACGGGCGGGCGCGCCAGCAGCGCGGCAGGCGGCGTCTCCGCGACGCGCGGTTTCGATGCCGCCTCCGCCTCGGCAGGCGCCGCCGCGAGCGGTGCGCCGTGCCGGGCCGCCTCGCGCACCAGCGACTCGTCGTAGTCGATCGCGGCAACCACCTCGATGCCCTCATCCAGCCGGCGCGTGGACAGGATCACCGCTTCCGGCCCCTGCTCCTCGCGCACCTCGCGCATCGCCTGGCGCATGTCCGGCGCCACGAAACGTTTGATCTTCATGTGTGCTCGCTCCGCGAGCGGGATTCGGGATTCGGGATTCGGGATTCGTCAAAAGCCGGAGCGCCGCAAGCTCGCCGCGTCGTCTGCTCTTCCGAATCCCGAATCCCGAATCCCGTCATCCCGGCTCTCATCGACCCAATGCCTGTACCAGTCGCACCCGACGGTTGTCGGGCACTTCGTTGTAAGCGAGTACGTGCAGGTTCTGTGCCACGTGGCGGGTGAAGCGTGCGAGCCATGGCCGCAGCAGCGGCGCGACCAGCAGCACCGCCGGTTCGCCGCTCAATTCCTGGCGCCGCGCGGCGTCGGCCACGCTCTGCTGCAGGCGGTCGGCCAAGCCCGGTTCCACCGCGGCGCCGGCCACGCCACCGCCGCCGGAGAGCGAGCCGAGCAGGATCTGTTCGAGCTCGGGCGCCAGCGTGATCACCGGCACTTCGGTGCCCAGCCCGGTGATCTCCTGCACGATCTGCCGGCCCAGCGCCACGCGCACGGCGGCGGTCAGAACGCCGGGATCCTGACTCTGCCCGGCATGCTCCGCCAAGGATTCGACGATGCTGCGCATGTTGCGGACCGGCACCCGCTCGGCCAGCAGGTTCTGCAGCACCTTGACCACCACGCCCAGCGACAGCCGCTTGGGCACCAGGTCCTCGACCAGCTTCGGTGCGTTCTGCGCCAGCCGGTCCAGCAGCTGCTGCACGTCCTGGTGGCTGAGCAGCTCGTGCGCGTGGCCCTGCAGGATGTGCGACAGGTGCGTGGCGATCACCGTGGCCGGGTCGACCACGGTGTAGCCGTAGCTCTGCGCCAGCTCGCGCTGGCCGCTCTCGATCCACACCGCCTCCAGCCCGAACGCCGGGTCCTGCGTGGCGATGCCCTGCAGGGTGCCGTGCACCTGGCCCGGGTTGATCGCCATCAGGCGCTCGTTGTGCACCTCGGCCTCGCCCATCGGCACGCCCATCAGGGTGATGCGATAGGTGTTCGGGCCGAGGTCGAGGTTGTCGCGGATATGTACCGCCGGTACCAGGAAGCCGAGTTCCTGCGACAACTTGCGGCGCACCGACTTGATCCGCCCCATCAGCTCGCCGCCCTGGTGCACGTCGACCAGCGGAATCAACCGGTAGCCCACTTCCAGGCCCAGCGGATCGACGCTGGCCACATCCTCCCAGCCCAGTTCCAGCCGCTCGGTCGGCGCCGTGGCGACCGGCTTCTCGGCGATCGACTCGGCCAGTTTGGCGCGGGTATCGCGCTCGCGCTTGAGCAGCATCCACGCCGCGCCGGCGCAACTGGCGCCGAGCAACAGGAACGCCACGTTCGGCATGCCCGGAATCACGCCCATCACGATCAGCACCGCCGCCGCCACGCCGAGCGCACGCGGCTGGCCGAACACTTGGCCGATCACCTGCTTGCCCATGTCCTGCGATTTGGACACGCGGGTGACGATGATCGCCGCGGCGATCGACAGCATCAGCGCCGGCACCTGCGCGACCAGGCCGTCGCCGATGGTCAGCAAGGTATAGGTCTTCGCCGCTTCGCCGGCGGACAGGCCGTGCTGCATCACGCCGACGAAGAAGCCGCCGACGATGTTGATGATCAGGATCAGGATGCCGGCGGTGGCGTCGCCGCGCACGAATTTGGAGGCGCCGTCCATCGAGCCGTAGAAATCCGCCTCCTCGCGCACTTCCTGGCGCCGCTCCCGGGCCTGCTCCTGGGTCAGCAGGCCGGCGTTGAGGTCGGCGTCGATCGCCATCTGCTTGCCGGGCATCGCATCCAGGGTGAAGCGCGCGGTCACTTCCGACACGCGGGTGGCGCCCTTGGTGACCACCACGAAGTTGATGATGGTGATGATGGCGAACACCACCAGGCCGACCGCGAAGTTGCCGCCGATGACGAACTCGCCGAACGCCTCGATCACCTTGCCGGCGGCGCCGGGGCCGTCATGCCCGTGCAGCAGCACCACGCGGGTGGAGGCGATGTTCAGCGCCAGCCGCAGCAGGGTCGCCATCAGCACCACCGTGGGGAACGCGGCGAACTCCAGCGGCCGCATCACATAGACCACCGCCAGCAGGATCACCAGCGACAGCGCGATATTGAAGCTGAACAGCATGTCGAGCAGGAACGGCGGCAGCGGCAACATCAGCATCGCCAGCATCACCAGCATCATCACCGGCGCGCCAATGCCACGTCGCGCCAGGTGTTTGAAGTTGCCCAGTACGTCTGCACCCGTCATGGATTTGACTCGTCGTTATTCGCGGTAAGGCCCCATCAGGTCCGGATCGACCTCGGGGGTTGGCGCTGCCGGTGGTGTCTCGCCCTGCGCCGCGGCTTGCTTCAGCTGGTAGACGTAGGCCAGGACCTGGGCCACCGCCACATACAGCGCCGCGGGGATTTCCCGACCCAGTTCAGTCGTTGCATACAAGGCGCGTGCCAACGGCGGCGCCTCGACCAGGGGAATGCGATGCGAGCCCGCCACCAGGCGGATCTGCTGAGCCAGCACGTCGACGCCCTTGGCGATCACCCGCGGCGCGCCCATGCGCCCGTCGTCGTAGCGCAGGGCCACGGCGAAGTGGGTCGGGTTGACCACCACCACGTCGGCCCTGGGCAGCTCCTCCATCATTCGCCGGCGTGCCTGCGCCTGCTGCACCTGGCGAATGCGCCCCTTCATCTCCGGGTTGCCCTCGCTCTCCTTCATCTCGTCGCGGATCTCCTGCCTGGTCATGCGCAGGTTCCTGGCGTGGTCGAATTTCTGGTAGAGGGCGTCGATGCCGCCGATCAGCGCCAGCATCGAGCCGAACCACAGCGCCGCGCGGCCGAGCAGGCCGATCGACTGCGCTATCCCGGCCATGACCGAGCCGCGGCCGGTGGCCTGCAACTCGCCTTGCCAGTGCCGCAACAGCAGGGCCAGCACCGCGCCGATGAACAACAGTTTCAGCAGCGCCTTGCCCAGCTCGACCAGCCCGCGCATCGCGAAAATCTTGCCCAGCCCCTTGATCGGGTCGAGCCGCTCGAACTTCGGCTGCAGCGCCTGCGCGCTGAAATTCAGCCCGCCCAGCAGCAGCGGCGCGGCCAGCGTGGCCAGCATCGTCGCCACCGCCACCGGCGCGAACAGGCTGAGCGCCTCGCTCATCGCCGCGTGCAGCGTGCGCCCCGGCAAGGCGTCGGAAAACAGCGCCTCGCGCGAATAGCCCAGGCCCAGCGAAAAAATCTGCCGGGCATGCAGGAACGCGCTCTCGCCGCTGCTCATCAGCGCCGCCACGCCAGCCAGCACCACCAGCGCGCCGGACAGGTCGCGCGATCGCGGAACCTCGCCCTTCTCGCGGGATTCGCGCTGCTTTTTTTCGGTAGGTTGTTCGGTTTTTTCCTGGTCGCTGTCGTCGGACACGGCGTCAGCTCCCGAACAGTTCGCGCATCAGCGACCAGGCGTCGTCCTGCAGCGCCTCGAACGCGCCCGGCAGGCTGCGCAGCGCCAGCCACAAGGCAATGAAACCCAGCGACACGGTGATCGGAAAGCCCACCGCGAACAGGTTCATCGAGGGTGCCGCGCGGCTGATCGCGGCGAAGCCGATGTTCACCACCAGCAGCGAGGTCATCGCCGGCAGGGCGACGCGCACGGCACCGGAAAACAGCTCCGCCGCGAAGCCGACCACCGCGTGCAGGCCGTTGGCGTTGATTGCCGGCACGCCTGGCGGCAGGCCGTGGAAGCTGTCGGCAAGCAGCGCGATGAGGCGCAAATGGCCGTCCATCGCGAGGAACAGCAAGGTCACCAGCAGCAGGTAGAACTGGCTCAGCACGTTCGAGTTGCCACCGGCCTGCGGATTGACCACCTCGGCAAAGCCCAGGCTCATGCTCTGCCCCACCAGCTCGCCGCCGAACGACACTGCCTCGAACACCAGCTTCAGCACGAACCCCACCGCCGCGCCGATCAACACCTGCCCGGCCATCGTCGCCACGCCGTCGCCGCTGAGCGGGTCGATCGTCACCGGCGCCAGCGGCGCCAGCACCAGTGACAGCACCACCACCACGCCGATGCGGATACGCGCCGAAACCACCGTCGCACTGAACACCGGCGCCACCAGGCACAGCCCGCTCACCCGGCCGATCGCCCAGAACAGGCTGCCCAGCCACGACGGCAACTGCGCCAGGTCCAGCGCCGTCATCTGACCGCGCCCGGCAGGCTCTCGATCAATTGCGTGGTGTACTGCACCAGCAGGCGCAGCATCCACGGCCCGGCGATCAGCGCCACCAGCGCCATCGCGATCAGCTTGGGGATGAAGCTCAAGGTCATCTCGTTGATCTGCGTGGCCGCCTGGATCACGCCCACCAGCAGACCCACCGCCAGCGCGGTCAGCAGCAGCGGCGCGGCCACCAGCATCGCCACGTACAGCGCGTGCTGGCCGATCTCCATGATGGATTCGGGGGTC
The window above is part of the Rhodanobacter sp. LX-99 genome. Proteins encoded here:
- a CDS encoding flagellar motor protein gives rise to the protein MDLVSIIGTILAFLVIIVGTVLKGSTVGALWNAAAFVIVFAGTAAALLVQTQGKVLKHAFKMLSMVYRPPQHRPGDLISRIVGWSEISRRQGLLGLEPQIEAEPDPFVSKGLQLLVDGGEPEAIRSVLEVDLETRESIDLAAAKVYEMAGIYSPTLGIIGAVMGLMAVMQNLADPSKLGHGIAAAFVATIYGVALANLFMLPMAARLKGLIHKQTQMREILIEGLVSIAQGDNPRQIEARLQGYVA
- a CDS encoding chemotaxis protein CheA produces the protein MNAEFDSELRQDFLVEAGELLQRLGEQLVGLEAAPGDGELLNAVFRAFHTVKGGAGFLALEPMVVLCHHAEDLLNEARNGNVVLGAIHMDALLEALDLLNDMMAAVGAGAPLGVPPAALLESLLPGTRPAPVVVPVAAPAPSADGGAIDDSEFEALLDSMYGSAAPGTVTPAALPAVPATSATIDDDEFEALLDALHGKAGQPAAAATVAPAAVAETAAAKPAAAAATHHAAPAENTVRVDTARLDVLVNHAGELVLVRNRLLSLAARNGSEALVAAASELDRVTDELQTAVMGMRMQPVGRLFQRFPRIVRDLARQLGKEVELVLEGEGTDLDRSLVEALADPLIHLLRNALDHGVEMPDERALAGKPRKGRVCLSASQRGERIVIAVHDDGRGMDPDILRRKAVEKGVIDAVQASRLSEGECYELIFRPGFSTAAAVSDISGRGVGMDVVKTRVTELGGTLQVHSSLGHGSELELTVPLTLAVLRVLMVRVDTRLLALPMGNVEEVFELDDGQDCLLDGRLVARHRGRALPLVNLVGWAGAVAAAGRHVAVLHIGHQRLGCLVHEVLGREDVIVKPLGPLFDGVPGIAGATVTGDGRLALVMDLAGLASDAGQLSASLQPAG
- a CDS encoding protein phosphatase CheZ gives rise to the protein MNLSSPLAIDETLPPELRDLLNSPDGPAFEQALDVMVRQREQRLFRALGQLARDLHDAVRRLGGELTQEGVPGIVADARQHLQDALEMSAQAAHRSLDFAERMRPQAESLTRNAGQVLEWTNGNDAAAVLAREAVAFAGSCRDGLADMVLAQSWQDLTGQRIKKVASFIGTVESSLLELVRLTGALAGSEAPASAVKVSSQEDADRLLSEFGF
- a CDS encoding chemotaxis response regulator CheY, giving the protein MDKNMKILVVDDFSTMRRIVRNLLVELGFSNPLIQEADDGENALVLLRSQPFDLVVTDWNMPNMTGIDLLRAIRAEESLKGLPVLMVTAENNRDQIIAAAQAGVNGYIVKPFTAVTLKEKLTKIFERIAASGVSA
- a CDS encoding RNA polymerase sigma factor FliA: MSVASEYLQLSRESADELVRRHAPLVRRIAYHLMGRLPASVDVGDLIQAGMIGLLEAARHFALDRGASFETYAGIRIRGAMLDELRRTDWTPRSVHRKTREVAEVIRQIETETGAEADDAEVMRRLGISAEEYHQVLADAACVRLLSLTASDDGEESTVLDVVDEGSLGPSENIERDGMREALAEAIGGLPEREQLVMSLYYEQELNLKEIGAVLGVSESRVCQIHGQAVIRLRARLTGWRS
- a CDS encoding P-loop NTPase; the encoded protein is MDQASGLKQMLSAMSSRPAADVPSAHQASSLLAVAPAARRHCRTIAVAGGKGGVGKSTVAVNLGMALSVAGHDVVLLDADMGLANVDVMLGLTPSRHVGHLLDGECTLEELMLPAPRGLRVVPAGSGARRLAQLDNGEHAAIIRAFDELAQPPEYLLVDTAAGLSDNVTMFAAAAAEVIVVVCDEPASLTDAYGLTKVLSRDFGVRRIRMVANMVRNEGDARALHQKLARVSDRFLDVVIELGGWVPHDERLRQAIRRQCAVVDLWPSSHSALAFKNLAGAVDKWVEPDRAGLDRIAFFGGRATPVGGVPR
- the flhF gene encoding flagellar biosynthesis protein FlhF → MKIKRFVAPDMRQAMREVREEQGPEAVILSTRRLDEGIEVVAAIDYDESLVREAARHGAPLAAAPAEAEAASKPRVAETPPAALLARPPVAVAVPPPLSPANDMPAMRPLVEQAAQDTAQMRSELGSLREMLEMQLSSLAWNDMERRQPLRARVLREMTRLGIEADVARALVAELPDQISAEQARYLPLGMLSRSLTVSGRDLCGDDSGVIALVGPTGVGKTTTIAKLAARAVMRHGAEKVALVSTDHYRIGAAAQLEHYGRLLGARVYPAYDAASLRKVLEMLRGSHTVLIDTAGVAGSDPRLTQQLEILADASGLRACLVLAANAQSQALDEAVRAYLPLKPHACILTKLDEAPALGGALSVLIRHRLPLDYTTDGQRVPEDIATADARVLVCRAAQSLKTQMPDDGLMAERFGFAVASA
- the flhA gene encoding flagellar biosynthesis protein FlhA yields the protein MTGADVLGNFKHLARRGIGAPVMMLVMLAMLMLPLPPFLLDMLFSFNIALSLVILLAVVYVMRPLEFAAFPTVVLMATLLRLALNIASTRVVLLHGHDGPGAAGKVIEAFGEFVIGGNFAVGLVVFAIITIINFVVVTKGATRVSEVTARFTLDAMPGKQMAIDADLNAGLLTQEQARERRQEVREEADFYGSMDGASKFVRGDATAGILILIINIVGGFFVGVMQHGLSAGEAAKTYTLLTIGDGLVAQVPALMLSIAAAIIVTRVSKSQDMGKQVIGQVFGQPRALGVAAAVLIVMGVIPGMPNVAFLLLGASCAGAAWMLLKRERDTRAKLAESIAEKPVATAPTERLELGWEDVASVDPLGLEVGYRLIPLVDVHQGGELMGRIKSVRRKLSQELGFLVPAVHIRDNLDLGPNTYRITLMGVPMGEAEVHNERLMAINPGQVHGTLQGIATQDPAFGLEAVWIESGQRELAQSYGYTVVDPATVIATHLSHILQGHAHELLSHQDVQQLLDRLAQNAPKLVEDLVPKRLSLGVVVKVLQNLLAERVPVRNMRSIVESLAEHAGQSQDPGVLTAAVRVALGRQIVQEITGLGTEVPVITLAPELEQILLGSLSGGGGVAGAAVEPGLADRLQQSVADAARRQELSGEPAVLLVAPLLRPWLARFTRHVAQNLHVLAYNEVPDNRRVRLVQALGR
- the flhB gene encoding flagellar biosynthesis protein FlhB, with product MSDDSDQEKTEQPTEKKQRESREKGEVPRSRDLSGALVVLAGVAALMSSGESAFLHARQIFSLGLGYSREALFSDALPGRTLHAAMSEALSLFAPVAVATMLATLAAPLLLGGLNFSAQALQPKFERLDPIKGLGKIFAMRGLVELGKALLKLLFIGAVLALLLRHWQGELQATGRGSVMAGIAQSIGLLGRAALWFGSMLALIGGIDALYQKFDHARNLRMTRQEIRDEMKESEGNPEMKGRIRQVQQAQARRRMMEELPRADVVVVNPTHFAVALRYDDGRMGAPRVIAKGVDVLAQQIRLVAGSHRIPLVEAPPLARALYATTELGREIPAALYVAVAQVLAYVYQLKQAAAQGETPPAAPTPEVDPDLMGPYRE
- the fliR gene encoding flagellar biosynthetic protein FliR codes for the protein MTALDLAQLPSWLGSLFWAIGRVSGLCLVAPVFSATVVSARIRIGVVVVLSLVLAPLAPVTIDPLSGDGVATMAGQVLIGAAVGFVLKLVFEAVSFGGELVGQSMSLGFAEVVNPQAGGNSNVLSQFYLLLVTLLFLAMDGHLRLIALLADSFHGLPPGVPAINANGLHAVVGFAAELFSGAVRVALPAMTSLLVVNIGFAAISRAAPSMNLFAVGFPITVSLGFIALWLALRSLPGAFEALQDDAWSLMRELFGS
- the fliQ gene encoding flagellar biosynthesis protein FliQ, with product MTPESIMEIGQHALYVAMLVAAPLLLTALAVGLLVGVIQAATQINEMTLSFIPKLIAMALVALIAGPWMLRLLVQYTTQLIESLPGAVR